The Haloterrigena turkmenica DSM 5511 genome includes the window CTTAGAGGAGATCTTCCTCGAGGTCGCCAGCGAACCGGCCGGGAACGGCGACGGGAGCGCGAGCGACGGTCCAGCCGGACGAACCGGAACGGACGCCGCGGAGCGGACGGACGACGAGGCGGTGACCGAGGACGCGGCGGAGGCGGAGACGTGAGCGACGAGGCGGACCCCGATTCGGACCGTCGGTCGCGGCGTCGTCGACTCCGCGGTGCGCTGGCGCGGACGGCTCGGATCGCCCGCTGGGAGGTCTCTCGGAGCGCCGGCACCGTCGATCGGAAGACGGTGCTCGTGCTGGCGGCGCTGGCGCTCGTCGTCGGCGTCGTCGGCTTTTCGGCCGCCGGCGAGGGGCTCGGCCTCGAGGACGAGATCTACGTCGTCGCGGTCGACGAGGACAGCCGGTACCACGACGTCGCCGTCGAGAGCGAGGCGTTCAGACCGATGCCCCTCGACGAGCTCGTGATCGAGAACGGGGACGACGCCAACGCCGACGTGGTACTGACGCGAAACGGCGAACTCGCCCACTACGGCCCCCACGGGGAGGCCGCCCACGACGCGTTCATCGATGCGATCGACTCGTACAACGAGCAGCGGTTGCGCCAAGAGGCCAATCAGACGGCGGCCTATCCGGTCCACGTCGAACTCGACTACCAGAAGCGCGATTTCGACGGATCGGCGGAGCCGGACGAAAGCGACGGGGCGTCGAGCGACGGCTCGGACGACGGGACGGACGCCGGCTCCGGAACCGGGACCGAGACGACCGACGGGTCCGGCGGCGAGGACTCGAGCGACGGCGGCTCCGGCGACGATACCACCAGTGGAGGCGCTACCGGTGGGGACGCCGACGGTAGCGGTCAGAGCGACGGGACCGACGATAGCGGTGACGGTCGACTGCAGGTGCCGAACGTCGGCGCCAGCGGCGCAGTCGACGGGACGTCCGGACCGCCGGGATCGATCTCGCCGCCGTTTCCCTTCCAGTCGCTCCTGTTGGCGTTCCTCTTCGTCGTCCCGATGAACTTCGTCATTCAGGCCTACGGGAGCACGATCATGGACGAGCGGGTCAAGCGCCGCGGCGAACTGCTGCTCGTCTCGCCGGCCTCGAGACGCGAAATCGTTGCCGGGAAGACGCTGCCCTACCTGCTGGGGCTGATCGCCGTCGCGGTCGGGATCACCGTCGCGGTTCAGGGTGGCCTCCTCTCGATCGCCGCGGCGATTCCCATCGCGCTGCTGTTCCTCGCGGCGACGTTCGCCGGCGCGATGCTCGCCCGCTCGTACAAGGAACTGACGTTCGTGACGGTCACGATCAGCGTCTTCCTCACGACATACACGTTCATCCCGGCGGTGTTCGCCGACGTGAACCCGATCGCGCTGATCTCGCCGCTGACGCTGATCGTGACGAATCTGCAGGGCGAGTCGGTCTCCCTCGGGGAGTACGTCTTCTCGACCGCGCCGTTCTACTGCAGTGCCGCGGTCTGTTTCCTGCTCGGAATCGGCGTCTACCGCGAGGAGGACATGTTCGCCCAGAAGGCGCTCCCGGCGAAGGTGCTCGACGCGATCGCGAGCCGCCTCCATAGCTATCGGAGCGTCGCCGTCCTGACGATGCTGTTCATCCCCTTCGTTTTCGCCGGCCAGTTGCTCGCCGTCGCTGTGCTGTTCGCCGTCCCCGAGCAACTCGCCGTGCCGATCGTCATCGTCCTCGCGGCGGCCATCGAGGAGGTCGCCAAGAGCGTCCACGTCTACGCCGGCTTCGTCCGCTCGCGGTTCGACGCCTCGCTTCGCGTCGCCGCCGTCCTCGGCGTCTGCTCCGGCGCCGGCTTCTTCCTCGGCGAGAAGGTCACCCACGTCGTCCAGTTCGTCGGCCTCCCCGAGCTGACCGTCGGCGCCGCCGCGTTCGGTCCCGACCCCTCTGGGGGACCGCTCGTGCTCGTCGCGGTCTTCCTCGCGCCGCTGGTCTTGCACGTCGTGACGGCCGTGATATCGGCGATCGGCGCGAGTCGCGGGCCGAACGCGTACTCCGTCGGATTCCTGATCGCGACGCTCGTTCACGCGGGCTACAACCTGGGGGTGATCGCCCTTGTCGCGTGATCGCGATCGAAGCGACGGCCCCGCTCGCTCGAGCGACGAGTCGACGCCGATCCGACGCGGGCCGAATCCGCCGACGCCGACCGACGACGGCGACTCCCGCTTCGGTCTGCCGTTCGGTCCGCGCTGGGCCGTCGCCCGCCGCGAACTCGGCTCGCTGCGCTCCGAGAAGACCATCGTACTCGCGCTGGCGATCCAGCTGGTCATCGCGGCCTTCTCCTCGTTCCTGGTCGTCGGGCTCGTCTCGCTGTACGATCCGGGCTCCGTCGACGGCTACGGCAACCGGGTCGCCATCACCGGTGTGAACGAGGCGGATGTCGAGCGACTCAGCGGTCTCGCCAGCGAACAGGAGGGGCTCGAGCCGACGGTCGCCCAGTCCAGGGCCGACGCGTTCGCGGCCTTCGACGAGGGACAGGTCGCGGCCGTCCTCGAGGTGAGCAGAACCGCGGACGGGCGGCTGGTCGTCGACGCGACCGTCCCCGACGGGGGACTGGAGACAACGCTGCTGATCAGCCAGCTCCAGGAGCTGCTCGAGACCCTCGAGCACGAGGAGCGACTCGCCAACGCCGACGCGCTCGAGGCGCCGCCGCTCGACGTTCCCGACGAGGTCGGAGCGAGCCCGTACCTCGAGTTCACCTACACGATCCTCGTTCCGCTGTTGCTGTTCCTGCCGGTGTTCATCAGTGGCTCGATCGTCGTCGACTCGCTGATCGAGGAGCGCTCCCGCGGGACCCTCGAGTTGCTCCGAGTCAGTCCGCTCTCGCTCGTGGACGTGGCCGACGCGAAGCTCCTGACGATCGCCGCGCTGGCGCCGCTACAGGCGGTCGCCTGGCTCGCCCTGCTCGCGTTCAACGGGACCGTGATCGCCGCGCCGGCGGTGCTGATCGTCCTGGTCGCGGCGCTAGCGCTCACCGTCACCGCGGCGGCGGCCGGCGTCGCGCTCGTCGCCCCCGACAGGCGTCAGGCCCAACTCGCCTACTCCGGCGGGATCGTCGGCGCGCTGGTCCTGTCCACGTTGCTCCCCGAGCACCCGGCCAACACCGTCGCCAAGTTCGCCATCGGTAGCGCCACGGCGACGACGTGGCTGTCGCTCGCGACCTACTGTCTCGTCGCGGTCGGCGGCTACCTCGCGGTCAGGGCCGGTATCGAGCGGCTCAACAGCGACTCCCTGTAGCGTATTCGCCGTCGCTCACGGGATCGGCCGCGTATCTGATTTCGGAGCGCGGAACGAGATTCGAATTCGGATGTCGGCGGTGAACCGAGGTACGGCGGCGCGGTGGCGCGCGCCGGGCCGCGGTGAACAACCAGTGAACCGCGGCGTGAAACCGTGCGAGGGATGAGCGAGGGAGTGAACCGACCGAGCGAATCGGGTGGGGAGGATGTGGAAATCCCCGTTGCCACGGGTGCAGCGTGATCGAACCGTCTCGCAGCGTCGACAGCAGATCCCGTCCAGTCACACGGAACTCGGTCGAAGTCGTCCGCTGAAGTGTTCGAAGGGTCGTTCGGTGTTCTGCTATCGTGGCAACGGGGATGGCCGTGCCCTCCCCAACCGACTGCGGTCCTCGCTCCCACTGGTCGCTGCGGTCCTCGACCCTCGCGCGTCTCCGTGCCGCCGTACGTCGATTCCACGGTTCGGAGAACACCGTCTCGAGACCGTACTGCGCACAGTTCGAGCCGCTCGAGCCTACTCGTGATCACTGACACGGGAAAAACGATGAAAAACGGCTGAAACGGCGATAATGGCGGCCGGTTCAGTCGTTGCGACTGAACACGCTCTTGATTCGCGAGACGATCCCACTGTCGTCGTTGCGGTTCGCGTCTCGGTCGGTATGTTCGTCCGCCATAGGCGGGCGGCAGTACGATACGATCGAACTAAAAAATAACGGGGATCCGACCTGTCGCGTTCGCTGTCGGTCGTCTCGAGGTGGCAGTTGCCCCAGCACGTACTGTTTTTTCGACGGCGGCCGTCCACCCGGTATGGAGTACACCACGCTCGGTTCGACCGGCATGGAAGTCAGTCGCCTCTGTCTGGGTTGTATGAGCTTCGGCTCGAGCGACTGGCGCGAGTGGGTCCTCGAAGACGAGGAGAGTAAAGCGATCATCGAGCGGGCGATCGATCTCGGGATCAACTTCTTCGATACCGCGAACATGTACTCGCGGGGCGAGTCCGAGCGGATTCTGGGCGAGGCCCTCGAGGGCCACCGCGAGGAGTCGGTCGTCGCGACGAAGGGCTACTTCCAGATGCGCGAGGACGATCCGAACTCGGGCGGACTCTCCCGGAAGGCGATCGAGCAGGAACTCGCGGCCAGTCGCGAGCGTCTCGGGATGGACAGTATCGACCTCTACCAGATCCACCGCTGGGACGACGACACGCCGATCGAGACGACCATGCGGGCGCTCGACGACGCCGTTCGCCGGGGTCACGTCCGCTATCTCGGCGCCTCCTCGATGTGGGCACACCAGTTCGCCGAGTCGCTGCACACGAGCGACCGGCTGGGGCTCGAGCGGTTCGTCACGATGCAGAACCACTACAACCTCGTCTACCGCGAGGAGGAGCGAGAGATGTTGCCCCTCTGCGAGAAGGAGGACATCGGCGTCGTCCCGTGGTCGCCGCTGGCGCGGGGCTACCTCACGCGCCCGCACGAGGAGATCGACGCGACGACCCGCGGCGAGACGGAAGAGCACCTGTACGACCACCCCTACCGCGAGGGCGGCGGCCGGGAGATCAACGAGCGCGTCGCCGAGATCGCCGCCGACAAGGGCGCGACGATGGCCCAGATCGCGCTGGCGTGGCTGCTCCACAAGGACTGGGTCGATGCCCCGATCGTCGGGACGACCAGCGTCGAACACCTAGAGCAGGCCGTCGAGGCGCTCGAGATATCGCTGTCGGCGTCGGACATGGCCTACCTCGAGGAGCCCTACGAGCCGGTGTCGGTGTCGGGCCACAGCTGAGGCTGCGGCTGAGAGGGCGACGCCGGCTCGGGCTTACGGAATCTCCGTGAGGACCTCGCGTAGCTCGTCCTCGGTCCGCCACTCGTAGAGCCGCCCCTCGGACTCGAGCAAGTCGAAGACGCCGTCCTCCATCCAGCCGTAGGGATGGCGCTCCTCGGGGTACTCGCGCTTGAGCACGTGAGTTTTCTCGAAGTACTCCTCGGTGCCCGCGAGCAGCCCCTGTTCGACGAGGAAGCCGCTGGGTTCCCTCTCGGCGACGCCGACCACGTGGCTCACGAGGTCCGCGATCAGGCAGAACTTCTGGATGCCGTTGTCCCAGCCACCGTTCACGTCGTTCATCCGGAAGGCGTAGGCGTCCCGACGGCGGTTGAGCCGGTCGACGACGAGGTCGAGACGGCCCATCGGCTCGGGGTCGTAGTTCCCGAGGACGAAGTACGAGCGGTCGGTCTCGTAGATTGGCGTCAGCTCGCTCAGGGCCCGGAGGATCTCCTCGTTGTCCGCGATCGAGAGCTCCTCGGCCTCGAGTCGCTCCGTCGCGCTCGTGAGCACTGCCTCGGGAACTGGCGGCGACTCGTCGGTCATATCGCTCGATTTAGCGGAGACGACAATAGGGTTTTCTCCACCGTTTCCGTTTCCGAAACACGACCCCGTTTCGGAATCCACACGGCCAGTAGTTCACTCGGAGGTAATTTAGTCCAGGGTAAACTACTTGGTCGCGGGATCCGTACGCACTCGCATGAGCACCGACGTGGGTACGGCCAGCGGGACGGAGACGCGGGAACTCCTCCACTTCGTCACCCAGGAGACCCGGTTCGCGCTCGTCGCCAACATCCTGCAACACCCCGAGGGGCTGCCCTCGATGTACGAACTCGAGGAGCTAAACCCGAGCGTCAGCGAGGCCACCGTCTACAAACACGTCCAGAAGCTGATCGACGTCGGCATCGTCGAGGAGGTCGCGCTGCCCGACGACGAGCGCCGCCAGGGCTACCCCTGGAAGTTCTACGGCCTAACCGACGAGGGCCGGGCGTTCCTCGAGCGACACAACCTGCTGCAGGCCGAGGCAACGCTTAAACGTATCTACGGGACGATTTCCGATAAATCCGAAAAGATGGAGAAGTACGAGAACGCGCCCCGGCCCGAGCGCGACTGAGCCCGAGACGATTACCGACGCGTCTTCGACCGTTCGAGAGCCGGCCGCTCAGCTCATGAACAGCCGCCGGCCCGCGCGCTCGTGGCGCATCCCCATGATTTCGGCCAGCGGTGCGAACGAAACCATCGCTTCCGGCGCGTCGTCGACGTGGCGCTCGCAGACCGCGGTGATCACCGACTCGAGGTCCGCGAGCACCGACTGGATCTCCGTGTGGCCGAACCGGCCGAGCCGCTGGGCCGCGCCCAGCAACCCCGTCACGAACGAGTGGGCGTGGGCCAGGCAGGCCTCGCGCCGCGAGAGGCCCCGCGCCTGCGCGACGACGCCGAAGGCGATCGGGTAGTGGCCCGGCGTCTCGCCGGCCGCGACGGCGTCGGCGAAGGCCGTCTCGAGGCCGGGTCCGTCGACATCTGTCCCGTCGGAACCCTCGGCGTCGACATCGTCGCCGTCGGTCTCGGCCAGCAGCTCGCAGAGCTTCGCCCCGGCTTTCGTCGAACTCTCGCGGAACTCGCGGGGCATCGTCACCGCGTGGAGGCGCCCGTCGACCGCCAGCAGCGCCTCGAGATCTCCCGCCGCGCTCGCCGCGTGGGCGTTGGCCAGCGCCACGGTCTCGCAGGGGCCGACCACGCGCCGGAGGTAGGCCGCGATCAGCTCTCGGAGGTCGTCGCCGTCCGCGATCCGATCCTCGTTGATGTACTGCTCGAGGCCGTAGGAGGCCGTGTATCCGCCGACCGGCAGGAACGAGTCCGAGAGCCGAAGAGCCGAGAGGAACGCGCTCGCGTCTGCACTCGAGTCCGGTGTTCGGTCCGAGTCCGCGTTCGGATTCGCATCCGCGTCCCGGTCAGTGGTCATGGTCGTGTTCGCGGGAGTGGTCGTGGCCGTGACTGTGCTCGGCGCGCTCGTGGCCGCGTCCGTCGTGTGCGTGGGAGTGTTCGCGATCGCCGCCGTGCTCGTGAGCGTGATCGTGCCCGTGTTCGTGCTCACCGCCGTGACTGTGCTCGTGGTCGACGTCGTGAGCGCCGGCATCGTCGATATCCGTCACGAACAGGTCCGCCTCGACGGTCGTCTCCCGGATCTCCGAGCCCGGGACGACGTCGGCGACGACGCGCTCGACGATGTGGCGGTCGGCCTCGAGCGGGACGTAGACCACCCCGTCTTCGACCGCCAGATCCCAGTGCTGGTTGCCGATGCGGTGGCCGAGTTCGACCGCGGCCTCGAGCGCCTCGTCGGTCGCGTCGGGCAGCGAGACGGCCAGCGCGTCCCGCGGTTCGAAGGCGACGACGATCATGCGGTCGTCCTCGACCAGTAGTACGTCACCGGCCGAGACCGCGGCCGTGTCCACGACAACGCCGACGTCCGTTCCGGCATCGGTCGTCGCTCGAAATCGCGAACGCCGGCGGTTGTCCGCGTCGATGACGACGCGCTCGAGGGTCCCGCGCTCGTCGTGTTCCGCCCGTAACGCGGCCAGTTCGTCGTCGGCGTGGACGTTGCCGACGACGCCGTCGATGCGCTCCATCAGTATCGCCGGTCGGCGGGCGCGCCGACCCCCAGTAGCCGCCGTCTGGTCTCGTCCCACGCGGCCCGCAGCGTCTCGGTCACGTCGGCCTCGCGGTCGCCGAGGATACGGACGATCGCGCCGACCTCGTGGGGAAGCGTGGAGACGCCCGCTTCGACGTCGTCGCGGTCCGAGAGACGCTCGTGGATACCCTCGATCAGGGACTCGAGGAGATCCGACTCCTCGCTCGAGGCGGGCGCGAAGACATACAACGAGCCGACGACGCCGTACTCGCCGACGCTGGCCGGATCACGGGGCTCGCGCTCACTCGGCCGGAGGTCGACGGCGTCGGCACAGACCAGTCGGCCGTCGTGCTCGGCCTCGACGCGCGCGTGGTAGTGGTCGAACCCGAACGGCTCGTGGTCGGTCAACCCGTCCGGGACGAGCACGTCCGCGACGACGACGCAGGCGTCGTCGGCGAGGTCGACGTCGATCGTCTGGAGACACCGCGCGTCCTCGTTGACGATCGTCGGGCCGGGGAGGTACTCGAGGTAACTCCCCGACTGCGCCCGGAACGAGGCGTCGAGGTGGGCGTAGTTGGCGTCCATGCTGTGGACCTTCGTCGCGCTCTGTGTCGTCACGTGCGCGCGAGCCCCCTCGCGGGTCTCGACCCGCAACCGGTGTCGGTCGCCCTGCGCCACGCCGCCGGTGGGCTCCTGCGCGACGAGGGTCGTCAGTCCCGGCGCCGGATCGGTCTCGAGGGTGCCCGTCAGGTGGTAGGGGACCTTCACGCGGTCGCGGATCAGCCGGGTCGGGCCGTCGCCCCGCCGAGCGAACGTCGCCTCGAGCAGCCCGTTCTTCCCCGGACCGCCGGCGGGCGCCTGCGCGAGGGATTCGCCGGTGTAGCCCTCGAAGGCCGGCGGCAGGGGCGTCCCCTCGTCCGGCGTCGGAGAGCGCCCCGCGCTCACGCGAACAGCACCTCCTGCTCGACGTGCTCGAGCACGGCGTCGATCCCCTCGGCGTCCTTGCAGTCGGTGAAGACGAAGGGGTCGTCGCCGCGCACTTCGCTGGCGTCGGCCTCGATCACGTCCAGATCAGCGTCGACGTGGGGCGCGAGGTCGGTTTTGTTGACGACCAGCAGATCGGCCTGCGTGACGCCGGGCCCGCGCTTGCGCGGGATGTCCTCGCCTTCCGCGACCGAGATGACGAACAGGAAGTAGTCCGCGAGTTCGGGGTTGAACGTCGCGGCGAGGTTGTCGCCGCCGCTCTCGATCAGGACGATGTCCAGTTCGGGGTGGCGCTCGGTGAACTCGTCGACGGCCGCGAGGTTCATCGAGGGGTCCTCGCGGATGCCGGTGTGCGGACAGGCGCCGGTTTCGACCCCTTCGACGAGGTCCGCGGGCAGCAGGTCGGCGAACGTCTCCCGGAAGACGTCGGCGTCCTCCTGGGTCATGATGTCGTTGGCGATGACGCCGACCTCGTAGTCGCGCTCGACGAGTTCCGGCACGAGTCGCTTGACCAGCGCCGTCTTCCCGGAGCCGACGGGACCGCCGAGGCCGACCTTCGCGACGTCTCGGTACCCCATTATTCGACCTCCCCCTCGAGGTCCTCGCCGGGGCCCGGATCGACCGTCTTGAGTTGCTCGGGGCCGTCGGCCCGGATCGGGTCGTGGATCGTCACGAGCTTGGTGCCGTCGGGAAAGACGGGTTCGATCTGGATCATGTCGACCATCTCGGGGATGCCGTCCATCACGTCCTCGCGGGTGAGCAGCTGGGTCGCCTCCGAGCGGATCCGCGAGACGGACTTGCCCTCGCGAGCGGCCTCGCAGGCCCAGTCGGAGATGTAGGCGACCGTCTCGGGGTGGTTGAGCTTCACGCCGCGGTCCTTGCGTCGCCGGGCGAGTTCTGCGGCCATGAACACCGTGAGCCGCTCCATCTCCTTCGGCGAGAGGTTCATTCCCATCGAATCACCTCCCGGGACGGGTGTCTCGAGGCTGGTCGCGTCGGCGATACCGTCGTCGCGGGTGTCGTGGCTGTCGTGTCGTAGACCATAGGTTAGAGTAGGTAGCGCTGTGCGAGCGGAATCTCGTCGGCCGGATCGCAGGTGACGTGTTCGCCGTCCACTTCGACCTCGAACGTCTGGGCGTCGATCTCGATATCGTCCGGACAGTGGTCGTTGTGGACCATGTCGGACTTACAGACCTCGCGCGTGCCTGTGACGGGTCGAACGGGCGTTTTCAGGTCGTAGGCGTCGCCGACCTCGTTCTCGTAGGCGGCCTCGCTGACGAACGTCACCGAGAGGCCGTGTTTCGCCCGGCCCTGCGCGCCGGCGCGCTCACGGCCGATCACCGGTTCACAGGTCATCAGCGAGCCGTTGGCCTCGCCCATCTGGGACCAGACCGGGAAGCCGCCCTTGATCACGGCCTTCGGCTTGACGCCGAAGAAGGCCGGATCCCACAGGGCGATGTCGGCGAGTTTGCCGGGCTCGAGCGAGCCGACGTAGTCGTCGATCCCCGCCGTAATGGCGGGGTTGATCGTGTACTTGGCGACGTAGCGTTCGATGCGGGCGTTGTCGGCGTCGGTCCCCTCGTCGGCGGAGAGCGGGCCGCGCTGGGCCTTCATCTTGTGGGCGGTCTGCCACGTCCGACTGATTAGTTCGGCCATCCGGCCCATCGCCTGGGAGTCGGTGGTCATCATCGAGATGGCCCCCGTGTCGTGGAGCACGTCCTCGGCGCCGATCGTCTCCGCGCGGATGCGCGACTCGGCGAAGGCGACGTCCTCGGGGATGTCCGGATCGAGGTGGTGACAGACCATCACCATGTCGAGGTGCTCGTCAAACGTGTTCTCGGTGTAGGGCATCGACGGGTTCGTCGACGACGGCAGCATGTGCTCGTGGCCGATCAACTCGAGGACGTCCGGCGCGTGGCCGCCGCCGGCGCCCTCGATGTGGAAGGTGTGGATCGCGCGCCCGTCGATGGCGTCGAAGGTGTGCTCGACGAAGCCCGACTCGTTCAGCGTGTCCGTGTGGATGCAGACCTGAACGTCCTCCTCGTCGGCGACCTCGAGGCAGGTGTCGATCGCGGCGGGCGTCGACCCCCAGTCCTCGTGGAGCTTCATGCCGCAGGCGCCGGCCTCGATCTGCTCGACGAGCGCCTCGGGCCGGCTGCTGTTGCCCTTCGCGTAGAAGCCGACGTTGACGGGCCACTCTTCGGCGGCCTGCAGGAACCGCTGGATGTTCCGCGGCCCGGGCGTACAGGTCGTTGCACCGCCGCCGAAGCCGCCGCCGAGCATCGTCGTGACGCCCGATCCGAGCGCGTGATCGACCAGTTGCGGGCTGTTGAAGTGAACGTGGATGTCCAGCGCGCCGGGCGTCGCGATCAACCCGTCAGCGGGGATGGTATCGGTGCTCGGACCGATTACCATGTCGACGCCGTCCATGGTGTCTGGATTGCCGGCCTTCCCGACGCCGACGATCTTCCCGTCGCGGACGCCGATATCGCCCTTGCAAATCCCCAGCACGGGATCGATTATCACGACGTTCGTAAAGGCCCAGTCGAGGGTCCCTTCGGCCTGGGTCGTTCCCGACTGCATCCCCATCCCGTCGCGCATCGTCTTCCCGCCGCCGAAGACGGCCTCCTCGCCGGGAACGCCGTAGTCGGTCTCGATCTCCGCGAAGAGGTTCGTATCGCCGAGTCGGAGGCGATCGCCCTCGGTCGCGCCGAACAGTTCCGTGTACTCCTCGCGGGAAAGGTTGCGGCTCATTCGTCGCCCTCCGTCGCATCGTCGGTCACCGGAGCTTCCTCTGTCGTCGACTCCGTGATGTAGCCCCGTTCTCGAGCACGCTTTATCGCCCGCGCTTCGATCGCCTCGTCGTCGAGGTCGCCGCCGACCAGTCCGCCCATGCCGTGTACGATCCGGTCGCCGCCGATGGCGACGAGGTCGACCTCGCGCTCGCAGCCGGGTTCAAAGCGGATCGCAGTTCCCGCCGGAATGTCGAGTCGCATGCCGTAGGCGGTTTCACGATCGAACGTCAGACCGGGGTTCACCTCGAAGAAATGAAAATGCGAGCCGACCTGTACGGGCCGATCGCCGGTGTTCTCGACGGTCACCGTTCCCGTCTCGCGGCCCTCGTTGATCCGAACCGGTTCCTCGGCCGGGCGCAACTCGCCCGGAACGAACCCGCTCATCGGTCGATCACGCCGGCCGGCCGGCCGCCAGGTTGACGAAAACGATAGTTCATCACGGCGCAAAATAGGAGGACGAACGACGTAAATAGCTTCGGGAACAACAATACTTGCCCATCCGATTACGATATTCTACCACGATAGTCTAAATACCCCGTTCCTCAAATATCCACTCATAAAGGATATATTAGGATTGGGCGTTCGTTCGTCACCTCGCTCGCCGACGCGGCCCGACTCCCGCCGTCAGCGCCGGCTATCGCGCGCGATTCGTCTCGCCGCCTGCGGTATCGGAGTGTGGTCGCTATCGGAGCAGATCACCGCCTGCGAGTCCCGAGCGGCCGATCGAACCAACTCGTGCGGTGACGTTCGCCCGGATTCGGCGAATTTGACAACCCAGCAGAATAATACGGTGATTGGAGCGCCGGTACAACACCATCGTCCTAAAACGGTCACATCGACCGCGGACGGACGATGTGGTACTGTGGACGAATCTGATGACCATTCATCGAATATTATCGCCATCGACTTCAGTTCGTCAATCGAATCTCGAGTCAGATCCGTTCGTTCGATCTCCCCTCGAACGTG containing:
- the ureC gene encoding urease subunit alpha yields the protein MSRNLSREEYTELFGATEGDRLRLGDTNLFAEIETDYGVPGEEAVFGGGKTMRDGMGMQSGTTQAEGTLDWAFTNVVIIDPVLGICKGDIGVRDGKIVGVGKAGNPDTMDGVDMVIGPSTDTIPADGLIATPGALDIHVHFNSPQLVDHALGSGVTTMLGGGFGGGATTCTPGPRNIQRFLQAAEEWPVNVGFYAKGNSSRPEALVEQIEAGACGMKLHEDWGSTPAAIDTCLEVADEEDVQVCIHTDTLNESGFVEHTFDAIDGRAIHTFHIEGAGGGHAPDVLELIGHEHMLPSSTNPSMPYTENTFDEHLDMVMVCHHLDPDIPEDVAFAESRIRAETIGAEDVLHDTGAISMMTTDSQAMGRMAELISRTWQTAHKMKAQRGPLSADEGTDADNARIERYVAKYTINPAITAGIDDYVGSLEPGKLADIALWDPAFFGVKPKAVIKGGFPVWSQMGEANGSLMTCEPVIGRERAGAQGRAKHGLSVTFVSEAAYENEVGDAYDLKTPVRPVTGTREVCKSDMVHNDHCPDDIEIDAQTFEVEVDGEHVTCDPADEIPLAQRYLL
- a CDS encoding urease subunit beta, whose amino-acid sequence is MSGFVPGELRPAEEPVRINEGRETGTVTVENTGDRPVQVGSHFHFFEVNPGLTFDRETAYGMRLDIPAGTAIRFEPGCEREVDLVAIGGDRIVHGMGGLVGGDLDDEAIEARAIKRARERGYITESTTEEAPVTDDATEGDE